One window from the genome of Epinephelus fuscoguttatus linkage group LG3, E.fuscoguttatus.final_Chr_v1 encodes:
- the LOC125884110 gene encoding solute carrier family 22 member 7-like, with protein sequence MKFENVLAELNGFGRFQLKTILLMVIPRMTLPFNFLLNNFIAAIPSHHCDISSLDDGGLFRNLSQAERLLVSVPLQEDGTLNSCQMFAEPQYHLLLNSSNMAELPTVPCQNGWVYDNTTFKSTLATEWDLVCDKRRVNRATATIFFMGVMVGAAVFGYFSDRFGRKIMLLVSYVTAAIFGFASAFSYNFAMFAAMRFFTGLGISGISIITIVLCIEWVDIKHRTAVGVLMSMDWSVCTAALPLVAYFVNDWRHLTAVATTPLFLAMISWWWLPESARWLISTGKVNRAHFYLSKCAEANGREQFMADVKPEVLSKVILVENENRKYSYLDLVRTPRMRRLALLTAIVWFGVAFTYYGISLNVTGFGLNIYLTQFIYGVIELPAKAFSFFSLSKTGRRLNQTGTLLMTGLCIFCNMFVPKDKGLFQTAVGALGKMFSEATFTTVYLYTSELYPTVMRQNGLGFCAVMARCGVSVSPLIMLLEEVWGHLPSTIFSLVAVGAGLSAYFLPETKDIRLPETIEDVELTRRRSICASDEKAQL encoded by the exons ATGAAGTTTGAGAACGTGCTGGCAGAGCTGAACGGCTTTGGTAGATTCCAATTAAAGACGATCCTCTTGATGGTAATTCCTCGTATGACTTTGCCTTTTAACTTTCTGCTGAATAATTTCATCGCGGCTATTCCGTCTCACCACTGCGACATCAGCTCTCTGGATGATGGAGGACTTTTTAGGAATTTATCCCAAGCGGAGAGGCTTCTTGTTAGTGTTCCACTCCAGGAGGATGGGACTCTGAACTCGTGTCAGATGTTTGCAGAACCTCAATATCATCTGCTGCTCAACTCCTCCAACATGGCTGAGCTACCCACAGTGCCATGTCAGAATGGATGGGTATATGACAACACCACCTTCAAGTCTACTCTGGCCACAGAG TGGGATCTGGTTTgtgataaaagaagagtgaACAGAGCCACAGCCACTATCTTCTTCATGGGGGTCATGGTTGGAGCAGCAGTGTTTGGCTACTTTAGTGACAG GTTTGGCCGAAAAATCATGCTTCTGGTGTCATATGTGACAGCTGCCATCTTTGGATTTGCAAGTGCTTTCTCATATAATTTTGCCATGTTTGCTGCCATGAGGTTCTTCACTGGACTTGGAATATCTGGAATAAGTATTATCACCATCGTCCTTT GTATTGAATGGGTGGACATTAAGCATCGAACTGCAGTGGGCGTTCTTATGAGCATGGACTGGAGTGTTTGCACTGCTGCGCTACCTTTGGTTGCCTACTTTGTGAATGACTGGAGGCACCTCACTGCCGTAGCAACCACCCCGCTGTTTCTCGCAATGATTTCCTGGTG GTGGCTCCCCGAGTCTGCCAGATGGCTGATAAGTACTGGAAAGGTCAACAGGGCTCACTTTTACTTGAGCAAGTGTGCAGAAGCCAACGGCAGAGAGCAGTTCATGGCTGACGTAAAGCCTGAG GTTCTGTCCAAAGTAATACTtgtagaaaatgaaaacaggaaaTATTCCTACCTGGACCTTGTGAGGACACCCAGAATGAGGAGGCTGGCTCTACTTACTGCCATTGTTTG GTTTGGAGTGGCCTTTACGTATTACGGAATCAGCTTGAATGTCACTGGATTTGGTCTGAACATTTATCTCACACAGTTCATCTATGGAGTCATTGAACTTCCAGCAAAAGCATTTAGCTTTTTCTCTCTGAGCAAAACTGGCCGAAGGTTGAATCAAACAGGAACACTTCTTATGACTGGACTGTGTATATTCTGCAACATGTTTGTCCCTAAAG aTAAGGGGCTGTTTCAGACAGCTGTGGGGGCTTTGGGCAAAATGTTCTCCGAGGCAACTTTTACAACTGTATATCTGTACACATCAGAGCTTTACCCCACAGTAATGAG GCAAAATGGATTGGGGTTCTGTGCTGTCATGGCTCGTTGCGGTGTGTCTGTATCCCCCCTGATCATGCTTCTAGAAGAGGTGTGGGGCCATTTGCCGAGTACTATTTTCTCCCTGGTGGCTGTTGGTGCAGGGCTATCAGCTTATTTTCTACCAGAGACAAAAGACATCCGTCTACCAGAGACTATTGAGGATGTGGAACTAACAAG GAGAAGATCAATCTGCGCATCTGACGAGAAAGCTCAACTCTAA
- the LOC125886336 gene encoding solute carrier family 22 member 7-like yields MKFDNILSEINGFGKFQIRLFLIQIFARMTLPCHFLLNNFMAAVPSHHCNITALDDGGIFGNLSQPEKLAAGVPTEPDGTLSSCQMFLKPQYHLVGLNSSEDASIVQCQNGWVYDNSTFKSTLATEWDLVCSRKGMNKATATVFFIGVMVGAPMFGFLSDRFGRRPLLLVSYLSSVLFAILSAFSSSYVMFIIMRFFTGMSLSGISIISIVLNVEWFSIEHRTFAGVIISLDWTIGTWILVGIAYCVNEWRRLIVAVTLPMIVSIITWRWLPESARWLLAKGKADEAHQYIMQCATMNSRTKCMATITPTELLQSVKGETDDKKYTLVDLFKTPTIRKLSICSGIVWYGVAFTYYGISLNITGFGLNTYLTQLIFASIEMPLKIGVYYFLEKVGRRSGEMGSMLSTGLCLLINMFVSQDKWVIRTVVGVLGKAMSEASFTIMYLFTTELFPTVVRQNGLGYTAFVARLGVSISPLIMLLEDVWHLLPAVTYCTVAVVSGLVVSLLPETLNIRLPEYIEDIEKPRGQSTRNKEIQ; encoded by the exons atgaaattTGACAACATACTTTCAGAAATTAATGGATTTGGAAAATTCCAAATCAGACTATTTTTGATTCAGATCTTTGCTCGAATGACTCTGCCATGTCACTTTCTGCTGAATAACTTCATGGCGGCTGTTCCCTCTCACCACTGTAACATCACCGCTCTGGATGATGGAGGCATCTTTGGGAACTTATCTCAGCCAGAGAAACTGGCTGCTGGTGTGCCAACAGAGCCGGATGGGACTCTGAGCTCCTGTCAGATGTTTTTAAAGCCGCAGTATCATCTGGTAGGCTTAAACAGCAGTGAGGATGCATCTATTGTTCAGTGTCAGAACGGATGGGTGTATGACAACAGCACATTTAAATCTACTTTGGCAACAGAG TGGGATCTCGTGTGCAGCAGAAAAGGGATGAACAAGGCAACAGCCACAGTCTTCTTCATTGGTGTTATGGTCGGAGCCCCTATGTTTGGGTTTCTCAGTGACAG GTTTGGACGACGGCCGCTGCTGCTGGTATCTTATCTGTCGTCCGTATTGTTTGCAATTCTGAGTGCCTTCTCTTCATCGTATGTGATGTTTATCATCATGAGGTTTTTTACAGGGATGTCACTCTCAGGAATAAGTATCATCTCTATTGTTCTGA ATGTTGAATGGTTCAGCATTGAACACAGGACCTTTGCTGGTGTGATCATAAGCCTGGATTGGACAATTGGGACCTGGATTCTGGTGGGAATAGCATATTGCGTAAATGAATGGAGGAGGCTCATCGTGGCAGTGACCTTACCCATGATAGTGTCCATCATTACTTGGAG GTGGCTCCCAGAGTCTGCGAGATGGCTCCTGGCAAAAGGAAAGGCAGACGAGGCTCATCAGTACATAATGCAATGTGCCACGATGAACAGCAGAACCAAGTGTATGGCCACCATCACACCCACG GAGTTACTGCAATCTGTAAAAGGTGAAACTGACGATAAGAAGTACACTCTAGTGGATCTTTTCAAGACCCCAACTATTAGGAAACTGTCTATATGCTCAGGGATAGTGTG GTATGGCGTTGCATTTACATATTATGGGATAAGTCTGAACATCACTGGGTTTGGACTGAACACATACCTCACACAACTCATATTTGCATCTATTGAAATGCCGTTGAAGATTGGTGTGTATTACTTCCTGGAGAAAGTTGGGAGGAGGTCTGGTGAAATGGGATCCATGCTGTCGACTGGTCTCTGTCTCCTAATCAACATGTTTGTCTCACaag ATAAGTGGGTCATTCGTACTGTTGTGGGCGTCCTTGGAAAAGCCATGTCAGAAGCCTCATTCACAATCATGTACCTCTTCACAACTGAGCTCTTTCCTACAGTCGTACG acagAACGGTTTAGGCTACACCGCATTTGTGGCGCGGCTGGGTGTGTCCATATCTCCACTCATCATGCTATTGGAGGACGTGTGGCATCTCCTCCCTGCAGTCACTTACTGCACGGTGGCAGTTGTATCTGGTTTGGTGGTTTCACTGCTGCCTGAAACATTAAACATCCGACTGCCAGAGTACATCGAGGACATTGAGAAACCGAG GGGACAGTCGACAAGGAACAAGGAGATTCAATAA